The sequence below is a genomic window from Denitratisoma sp. DHT3.
TCGATGGAACCGTCAACGACCCGTACCCGTTCAAGGTGCTGATCGGCCCGGACAACCTCACGGCCAACGGCATCGACATCCCCGACGTGGCCGGCGCCGTGGTCAGCGGCACGGCCTCGGGCGACTGGACGCTCTCGTGCGTGCGCGGGCAAATCCGCTCGGTCACGTTCGTGTTCCAGGACGGCACCATCCGCACGGTGCCGGAGGACGGTAGCAAGGGCGGCGGCAGCGGCGGCAACTCGGGTCACAACGGCGCCAGCATCCAAGGCGGCCTGGGCTGGATCAGCGACCCCTACGGCATTCCCTGCGTCAGCGGCGAGCGGCGCAGCAACGCCCAGCAGTACCTGGGCAGCCAGGCGCTCATCACCGCGGCCGGCGCCGGCGCGGCCTCGCTCATCAAGTCCGACAACGGCAGCGTGGCCGTGGTCGCCAATAGCAACGGCTCGCTGGGCACCGTCGGCATCAGCGGCAACGAAGCGATGGGCCGCATCCTCGCGGGCGGCGTGCGCGACATGGCCGATTGGGTCAACAAGCTCTATGGACAGGCCTTCGCGGCGGTCTACGTGCAGCCCGGCGCCAAGGTGGCCGTGCATCTGGAGCAGCCGCTCGACATCGACTACGACGCCAAGGGGCGTCGGGTCCACCACCGCACCGGAGAAGCCAATGCCTCGGATCTGGATTGACGCAGCCGCCGTGCTGCTGGCGGCCACCCTGCTCGGCGGCTGCGCCACCAGCAAGGAGAAGCTGCTGCCGCACGGCGACAGCACCATGCTCGACATCTGGCATCAGGAGACCGGCGGCAGCGCGGGCGGCGGCCAGGCGGCGCGGCAACTGCTCGATGCGCGCCAGGGCCTGCGCCGGCCGCTGGCCGAGGCCGATGTGCAGGCGGCGCCCGGCGTGCAGGCGCGCTACACCCGTACCGCGCAGAACGAGATTTACCGCCAGTTCCACCGCCTGCCGAACCCCGACCTGGTGATGTACGTGTTCCCGCACCTGGCGGGCACCGACCCGGTGCCGGTGCCCGGCTACAGCACGGTGTTCCCGCTCTACCAGCGCGTGCAGTACGCGATGCCGGGCGAGCGCGTGGAGGACTACTGATGGCTTGGTTGCTGCCGTGGTCACGCAAGCCCGACGCATCGCCTGCTGACGCCGTAGATGCGGCCGATGATGCCTGGGCGCGGCACCTAACGGCCCTGGCGGCACAGGGTGTCGCCGGGCCGGGCAGCGCGCTCGACCGGGGCAGGCGCAGGCCGGCCACCCAGGCCGACCACGATGCGCTCTATGGCGTCGCGCCGTCGTTCGCGGACTTGCTGCCCTGGGTCGAGTACCTGCCCGGCTCCAAGTGCATGTTGCTGGAAGATGGCCAGTCGGTGGCGGCCTTCTTCGAGCTGGCGCCGGTCGGCACCGAGGGCCGCGAGATGGCCTGGCTATGGCAGGCGCGCGATGCGCTGGAGAACGCCCTGCAGGACTCCTTCGACGAGTTGGACGACAACCCCTGGGTGGTGCAGCTCTACGCCCAGGACGAGGCCGACTGGGACAACTATCTGCGTTCACTGGCGAACTATCTGCAGCCGCGTGCGCTGGGCAGCGCGTTCAGCGACTTCTACCTGCGCTTCTTCGCCCATCACCTGCGGGCCATCGCCAAGCCGGGTGGCCTGTTCGAGGACACCACGGTGACGCGCCTGCCGTGGCGCGGCCAGGTCCGGCGCGTGCGCATGGTGGTCTACCGCCGCACGTCCGCGGCCCCGACCTCGCGGCGCGGCCAGTCGCCCGAGCAGGCGCTGACCACGATCTGCGACCGCTTGGTCGGCGGGCTGGCGAATGCCGGCGTGAAGGCTCGGCGTCTCGGCGCGGCGGACATCCACGCCTGGCTGCTGCGCTGGTTCAACCCGAATCCGACCCTGCTCGGCGCCACTGCCGAAGACCGCGAACGCTTCTACGCGCTGACCCGCTACCCGGAAGAGCGGGAGGAGGGCGAGATCGAACTCGCCAGCGGCACCGATTTCGCGCAGCGCCTGTTCTTCGGCCAGCCCCGTTCGGACGTGCCCAACGGCCTGTGGTTCTTCGACGGCATGCCGCATCGGGTAATCGTGATGGATCGCCTGCGCACGCCACCCGTGACGGGCCATCTGACGGGCGAGACGCGCAAAGGCGGCGATGCCATGAACGCGCTGTTCGACCAGATGCCCGAGGACACGATGATGTGCCTGACGCTGGTCGCCACGCCCCAGGACGTGCTGGAGGCGCACCTCAACCACCTCGCCAGGAAGGCCGTCGGCGAGACCCTGGCCTCGGAGCAGACCCGGCAGGACGTGCAGCAGGCGCGCGGCCTGATCGGCAGCGCGCACAAGCTCTACCGCGGCGCGCTGGCGTTCTACCTGCGCGGCCGCGACCTGGCCCAGCTCGATGCGCGCGGCCTTCAGCTCGTCAACGTGATGCTCAACGCCGGCCTGCAGCCGGTACGCGAAGAGGACGAGGTGGCGCCGCTGAACAGCTATCTGCGCTGGCTGCCGTGCATGTTCGATCCGGCTGCCGACAAGCGCC
It includes:
- a CDS encoding TIGR03751 family conjugal transfer lipoprotein gives rise to the protein MPRIWIDAAAVLLAATLLGGCATSKEKLLPHGDSTMLDIWHQETGGSAGGGQAARQLLDARQGLRRPLAEADVQAAPGVQARYTRTAQNEIYRQFHRLPNPDLVMYVFPHLAGTDPVPVPGYSTVFPLYQRVQYAMPGERVEDY
- a CDS encoding conjugative transfer ATPase gives rise to the protein MAWLLPWSRKPDASPADAVDAADDAWARHLTALAAQGVAGPGSALDRGRRRPATQADHDALYGVAPSFADLLPWVEYLPGSKCMLLEDGQSVAAFFELAPVGTEGREMAWLWQARDALENALQDSFDELDDNPWVVQLYAQDEADWDNYLRSLANYLQPRALGSAFSDFYLRFFAHHLRAIAKPGGLFEDTTVTRLPWRGQVRRVRMVVYRRTSAAPTSRRGQSPEQALTTICDRLVGGLANAGVKARRLGAADIHAWLLRWFNPNPTLLGATAEDRERFYALTRYPEEREEGEIELASGTDFAQRLFFGQPRSDVPNGLWFFDGMPHRVIVMDRLRTPPVTGHLTGETRKGGDAMNALFDQMPEDTMMCLTLVATPQDVLEAHLNHLARKAVGETLASEQTRQDVQQARGLIGSAHKLYRGALAFYLRGRDLAQLDARGLQLVNVMLNAGLQPVREEDEVAPLNSYLRWLPCMFDPAADKRQWYTQLMFAQHAANLAPVWGRSQGTGHPGITFFNRGGGPITFDPLNRLDRQMNAHLFLFGPTGSGKSATLNNILNQVTAIYRPRLFIVEAGNSFGLFGDFAARLGLTVHRVKLAPGAGVSLAPFADAWRLVDTPSQVQTLDADALDEDQTDAGMAVEGDEQRDVLGELEITARLMITGGEDKEEARMTRADRSLIRQCILDAAQHCVADRRTVLTRDVRDALRERARDATLPEMRRARLLEMADAMDMFCQGVDGEMFDRSGTPWPEADITIVDLATFAREGYNAQLSIAYISLINTVNNIAERDQFLGRPIINVTDEGHIITKNPLLAPYVVKITKMWRKLGAWFWLATQNLDDLPKAAEPMLNMIEWWICLSMPPDEVEKIARFRELNASQKALMLSARKEAGKFSEGVILSKSMEVLFRAVPPSLYLAMAMTEPEEKAERFQLMQQHGISELDAAFRVAEKIDRARGIEPLALGTFA